A window of Ananas comosus cultivar F153 linkage group 4, ASM154086v1, whole genome shotgun sequence contains these coding sequences:
- the LOC109709329 gene encoding universal stress protein A-like protein, giving the protein MAIASRRIVVAVDESEESMYALSWCLKNIVAASATDAAEHGGDARKDTIVLLHARRPRTIYPPMDGTGYLFSADIVEGMERYGAQLSKSVMEKAKQLCAEFPDVVVETRVESGDPRDVICEAVESIKPDILVMGSHGYGPIKRAFLGSVSSHCAQHVKCPVLIVKMPKH; this is encoded by the exons ATCGCGTCGCGTCGCATCGTGGTGGCGGTGGACGAGAGCGAGGAGAGCATGTACGCCCTCTCCTGGTGCCTCAAGAACATCGTCGCCGCGTCGGCGACGGATGCGGCGGAGCACGGCGGCGATGCGCGCAAGGACACGATCGTCCTCCTCCACGCCCGGCGACCCCGCACGATCTACCCTCCCATGGACGGGACGG GGTACTTGTTCTCGGCGGACATCGTGGAGGGCATGGAGCGGTACGGGGCGCAGCTGTCGAAGTCGGTGATGGAGAAGGCGAAGCAGCTGTGCGCGGAGTTCCCCGAT GTGGTGGTGGAGACGAGGGTGGAGAGCGGGGATCCGAGGGACGTGATCTGCGAGGCGGTGGAGTCGATCAAACCCGATATTTTGGTGATGGGGAGCCACGGCTACGGTCCCATCAAAAG GGCCTTTTTAGGAAGCGTGAGCAGTCACTGTGCGCAACATGTTAAATGCCCCGTTCTCATAGTAAAAATGCCTAAGCACTAG